A single region of the Geobacillus subterraneus genome encodes:
- a CDS encoding carbohydrate ABC transporter permease: MNERVSPVFPPSPWPAQAKQAARQTTVKSWLEGMMYLFPSLLLFGIFLFYPLGRTLYLSVFHTDYQGKPTEFAGLAHFAALFQDETFWHSVKTTFLFAALTVPATIVISFGLALLVHEKRKGIGIFRTFFASTMGMSVAAASVIWLFMYNPAIGIINRLLSTVGLTPVSWLLDPDTALYAVAVATIWMNIGFTFLLLLAGLQNIDPSLYESARIAGFSYWRQLWAVTVPLLSPTLFFVTTVSLIQALQTFGQIDFLTKGGPVDATNVFVYAIYREAFVNYQFGFASAQAIVLFLIIAVITFLQFRFAERKVHYQ; encoded by the coding sequence ATGAATGAACGTGTTTCGCCGGTCTTTCCGCCATCGCCATGGCCGGCTCAAGCAAAACAGGCGGCTCGGCAAACAACCGTGAAGTCATGGTTGGAAGGAATGATGTACCTTTTCCCTTCCCTTCTTCTGTTCGGTATATTTTTATTTTATCCGTTAGGTCGAACGTTGTACTTAAGTGTGTTTCATACAGACTACCAAGGGAAGCCGACGGAATTTGCTGGTTTAGCGCATTTTGCCGCCTTGTTTCAAGACGAGACGTTTTGGCATAGCGTAAAGACGACGTTTCTATTCGCGGCGCTCACTGTCCCGGCTACAATCGTGATTTCGTTCGGTCTGGCGCTGCTCGTCCATGAAAAGCGGAAAGGAATCGGGATCTTTCGAACGTTTTTCGCTTCTACGATGGGAATGAGCGTGGCCGCCGCTTCTGTCATTTGGCTGTTTATGTACAACCCAGCGATTGGGATCATTAACCGCTTGTTGTCTACGGTCGGCTTAACCCCTGTTTCGTGGCTGCTTGATCCCGATACGGCGTTGTATGCGGTGGCGGTAGCAACGATATGGATGAATATTGGGTTTACCTTTTTGTTGTTGCTAGCCGGCCTGCAAAACATCGACCCGTCCTTGTACGAAAGCGCGCGCATTGCCGGATTTAGCTATTGGCGCCAATTATGGGCGGTGACCGTGCCGCTGCTATCGCCGACATTGTTTTTTGTCACGACTGTCTCGCTCATTCAAGCGTTGCAAACGTTTGGACAAATCGACTTTTTAACAAAAGGCGGACCGGTCGATGCCACGAATGTGTTCGTTTATGCCATTTACCGGGAAGCGTTCGTCAACTACCAGTTCGGTTTCGCGAGTGCCCAGGCGATCGTATTGTTTCTAATCATCGCCGTAATCACATTTTTGCAGTTTCGGTTTGCTGAGAGGAAGGTGCACTATCAATGA
- a CDS encoding carbohydrate ABC transporter permease: MRAVRTALDYGVLCLCSVLLLFPMVYALLMSFMDGAGILAGHLWPDRWEWVNYQAAFEQAPLGRYLFNSVLVASVITVGRLIVSSLAAFAFVFLRFPGRDLWFYVCIATMLVPWEATVIPNFLTIQQLGWTNDYLGLTVPFWAMAFGIFLLRQQFRQIPYELYEAARLSGIGNFRFFCRVVLPLSKTGLVTLAVYSFLDAWNMYLWPLLVTNDDRFRTVQIGLKQLQTQEIASSWGVVMAAAVVAMLPTLLLLFAGQKQLRKGFMQGAIQ, encoded by the coding sequence ATGAGAGCGGTGCGGACAGCTTTAGATTATGGGGTGTTATGCTTATGTTCGGTGCTTCTCTTATTTCCTATGGTCTATGCTCTCTTGATGAGTTTCATGGATGGAGCCGGTATTTTGGCGGGGCATCTATGGCCTGATCGCTGGGAGTGGGTCAATTATCAAGCGGCTTTTGAACAGGCGCCGCTTGGTCGTTATTTGTTCAATAGTGTATTGGTCGCCTCAGTGATTACGGTCGGGCGCCTGATCGTTTCGAGCTTGGCTGCTTTTGCCTTTGTGTTTCTCCGTTTTCCGGGCCGAGATCTATGGTTTTACGTTTGCATTGCAACGATGCTTGTTCCGTGGGAGGCGACTGTCATTCCGAATTTTTTAACGATCCAGCAGCTCGGCTGGACGAATGATTACTTAGGGTTAACGGTGCCGTTTTGGGCGATGGCATTTGGCATCTTTTTATTGCGGCAGCAGTTTCGCCAAATTCCTTATGAGCTGTACGAGGCGGCCCGTCTGTCCGGCATCGGGAATTTCCGCTTTTTTTGCCGCGTCGTGCTTCCGCTTTCGAAAACGGGATTGGTGACGTTAGCTGTTTATAGTTTCTTAGATGCTTGGAATATGTATTTATGGCCGCTGCTCGTTACGAACGATGACCGCTTCCGCACCGTGCAGATTGGGCTGAAACAGCTACAGACGCAGGAGATTGCGAGCAGCTGGGGGGTCGTCATGGCAGCGGCTGTCGTCGCGATGCTGCCGACATTGCTGCTGTTGTTTGCCGGCCAGAAGCAATTGCGCAAAGGGTTTATGCAAGGAGCGATTCAATAG
- a CDS encoding ABC transporter substrate-binding protein, which produces MRNVLIVLLALVWLGAGCSSVGSNGGAAGKKTEVVFWHSMSGDLQTVLHDIVADFNQTHSEIEVKPVFQGTYEEALTKWNTVAGTEEAPTIMQTFEVGTKYMIDSGQIVPVQTWIDKDKYDVSQWEKNIVSYYTVDGRIYSMPFNSSTPVLIYNKDAFREAGLDPENPPLTYSELKEAAKKLTKKKGNETVQYGFSILNYGWFFEEMVAVQGGLYVNNDNGRSGDATKAVFNEEEGKRVFELIRDMHRDGTFYNAGQNWDDMRAAFQAGKVAMYLDSSAGVKTVINHSPFDVGVSYLPVPDGVERQGVVIGGASLWMMKGSSEEEQKAAWEFMKYLTTAPVQAEWHVRTGYFAINPAAYKEPLVKDEWKTYPQLKVTVDQLHETKSTPATQGALITVFPESRQHVVKAMERLYEGVDPQEALNQAVEETNQALQREN; this is translated from the coding sequence GTGAGAAACGTGCTGATTGTTTTACTGGCTTTAGTATGGCTTGGAGCAGGATGCTCAAGCGTCGGTTCCAATGGGGGGGCGGCCGGTAAAAAGACGGAAGTCGTGTTTTGGCATTCGATGAGCGGGGACTTGCAGACGGTGTTACATGACATTGTAGCGGATTTTAATCAAACCCATTCGGAAATTGAGGTAAAGCCTGTGTTTCAAGGTACATATGAGGAAGCGCTGACGAAATGGAACACGGTAGCTGGGACGGAAGAGGCGCCAACGATCATGCAGACGTTTGAAGTCGGAACGAAATATATGATTGACAGCGGGCAAATCGTTCCCGTGCAAACATGGATCGATAAGGATAAGTATGACGTTTCGCAATGGGAGAAAAACATTGTCAGCTATTATACCGTTGATGGCCGCATTTACTCGATGCCGTTTAACTCCTCAACGCCTGTGTTGATTTACAATAAAGATGCATTTCGCGAGGCCGGGCTCGATCCTGAGAACCCTCCGCTCACCTACAGCGAGCTGAAAGAAGCGGCGAAAAAGTTGACGAAGAAAAAAGGAAACGAAACGGTGCAATATGGGTTTTCGATTTTGAACTATGGCTGGTTTTTTGAAGAGATGGTGGCGGTGCAAGGTGGATTGTATGTGAACAACGATAACGGTCGAAGCGGCGATGCAACGAAAGCGGTGTTTAACGAAGAGGAAGGAAAACGGGTGTTTGAGTTGATCCGCGATATGCATCGAGACGGCACGTTTTATAACGCCGGTCAAAACTGGGACGACATGCGTGCTGCCTTTCAGGCTGGGAAGGTAGCGATGTACTTGGATTCGTCCGCTGGTGTCAAAACAGTGATCAATCATTCACCATTTGATGTTGGCGTCTCCTATTTGCCTGTTCCGGATGGTGTTGAACGCCAAGGCGTCGTCATCGGAGGGGCTTCACTTTGGATGATGAAAGGAAGCAGCGAAGAGGAACAAAAGGCGGCATGGGAGTTCATGAAATATTTGACAACCGCTCCGGTTCAAGCGGAATGGCACGTGCGGACGGGTTATTTTGCCATTAACCCCGCTGCCTATAAGGAACCGCTTGTCAAAGATGAATGGAAAACATATCCGCAGTTAAAAGTGACCGTTGACCAGCTGCATGAAACAAAATCAACCCCTGCCACCCAAGGGGCGCTAA
- a CDS encoding peptide MFS transporter has product MSSINKQEIAASVPQRGFFGHPKGLFTLFFTEFWERFSYYGMRAILVYYMYYEVSKGGLGLDEQLALAIMSIYGALVYMSGIIGGWLADRVFGTSRAVFYGGILIMAGHIALALPGGAAALFVSMALIVLGTGLLKPNVSSIVGDMYKPGDDRRDAGFSIFYMGINLGAFLAPLVVGTAGMKYNFHLGFGLAAVGMFLGLVVFVATRKKNLGQAGTYVPNPLTPAEKKKTAVIAAAAAVVMAVLLAILIPNGWFTVETFISLVGILGIIIPIIYFVVMYRSPKTTAEERSRVIAYIPLFVASAMFWAIQEQGSTILANYADKRTQLDVAGIHLSPAWFQSLNPLFIIILAPVFAWMWVKLGKRQPTIPQKFALGLLFAGLSFIVILVPGYFSAGELVHPIWLVLSYFIVVLGELCLSPVGLSATTKLAPAAFSAQTMSLWFLSNAAAQAINAQLVRFYTPENETAYFGTIGGAALVLSLILFALAPSIQRLMRGVR; this is encoded by the coding sequence ATGTCATCAATCAATAAGCAAGAAATCGCTGCCAGCGTTCCCCAGCGAGGCTTTTTCGGCCATCCGAAAGGGCTGTTCACGCTCTTTTTTACGGAGTTTTGGGAGCGCTTCTCGTACTATGGCATGCGTGCCATTTTAGTGTATTACATGTATTATGAAGTGTCGAAAGGCGGGCTAGGGCTCGACGAACAGTTGGCGCTCGCGATCATGTCGATTTACGGGGCGCTTGTGTACATGTCCGGAATCATCGGCGGCTGGCTCGCCGACCGAGTGTTTGGAACTTCACGGGCAGTCTTTTATGGCGGCATTCTCATTATGGCTGGCCATATCGCGTTGGCGTTGCCTGGCGGGGCGGCGGCGCTGTTTGTGTCGATGGCGCTCATCGTTCTTGGCACCGGGTTGTTAAAGCCGAACGTCTCCAGCATTGTCGGCGATATGTACAAGCCTGGCGATGACCGCCGCGACGCCGGATTCAGCATTTTTTACATGGGCATTAACCTCGGGGCGTTTTTGGCTCCACTTGTTGTCGGCACGGCCGGGATGAAATACAACTTCCACCTCGGGTTCGGGCTCGCCGCTGTCGGCATGTTTCTTGGGCTTGTTGTGTTTGTGGCGACAAGAAAGAAAAATCTCGGGCAGGCGGGAACGTATGTACCAAACCCGCTGACGCCGGCTGAAAAGAAAAAAACGGCTGTGATCGCTGCGGCCGCAGCGGTCGTCATGGCTGTGCTGCTCGCGATCTTGATTCCAAACGGCTGGTTTACGGTGGAAACGTTTATTTCGCTCGTCGGTATTTTAGGCATCATCATTCCGATCATTTATTTTGTCGTGATGTACCGCAGCCCGAAAACGACGGCCGAAGAGCGGTCGCGCGTCATCGCCTACATTCCGCTGTTTGTCGCTTCGGCGATGTTTTGGGCCATCCAGGAACAAGGGTCGACCATTTTGGCGAACTATGCGGATAAACGGACACAGTTGGATGTCGCTGGCATTCATCTCTCGCCAGCTTGGTTTCAGTCGCTCAACCCATTGTTCATTATCATCTTAGCGCCGGTGTTCGCTTGGATGTGGGTGAAGCTTGGCAAACGGCAGCCGACGATCCCACAAAAATTTGCCCTTGGCCTTTTGTTTGCCGGCCTGTCGTTTATCGTCATCCTCGTGCCGGGATATTTCAGCGCCGGAGAGCTCGTCCATCCGATTTGGCTTGTGTTGAGCTATTTCATCGTTGTGCTCGGTGAGCTTTGCTTGTCGCCGGTCGGCCTGTCAGCGACGACGAAACTCGCCCCGGCGGCGTTTTCGGCGCAAACGATGAGCCTTTGGTTTTTATCAAACGCTGCGGCGCAAGCGATCAACGCCCAGCTCGTCCGCTTTTACACGCCGGAGAATGAAACGGCGTATTTTGGCACGATCGGTGGGGCGGCGCTCGTCTTAAGCTTGATCTTATTCGCGCTCGCGCCAAGCATCCAGCGGTTGATGAGAGGGGTTCGTTAA
- a CDS encoding ABC transporter ATP-binding protein — translation MAFLELVEVTKSYDGKKRAVENVSVAIESGEFFALVGPSGCGKSTILRLIAGLESLTSGYVLIDGQVANDWPPHTRQLSMVFQNYALYPHLTVEQNMRIVLQAQKVSKEEQMRRCMEAAEMLGITDVLQRKPRELSGGQRQRVALGRAIVARTPLCLMDEPLSNLDAKLRAKMRSELRRLQRQLGMTVIYVTHDQTEAMTMADRVMILHAGRPQQVGAPLDIYNSPDNTFVASFIGTPPMNLAEAHVLEHSLLLQNERPVRFMHRPLPKVERVTIGLRPEHIYRAELGEGHVTAKVVHIEWLGNETFVTFELTKHLHWTARWNGQWNIRLGELASFSFDERALLFFDEHGQRIGPPIRREEVRIDG, via the coding sequence ATGGCGTTTCTTGAGCTTGTCGAAGTGACGAAATCGTATGATGGAAAAAAGCGGGCTGTGGAGAATGTGAGTGTGGCGATTGAATCAGGAGAGTTTTTTGCTCTTGTTGGCCCGTCAGGATGCGGCAAAAGCACGATTTTGCGGCTGATTGCCGGCCTTGAATCGCTGACGTCGGGTTACGTATTGATCGACGGGCAGGTAGCGAACGACTGGCCGCCCCACACCCGTCAATTATCCATGGTTTTTCAAAACTATGCGTTATATCCGCATTTAACGGTGGAGCAAAATATGCGAATCGTCTTGCAGGCGCAAAAGGTGTCGAAAGAAGAACAAATGAGGCGCTGCATGGAAGCGGCAGAAATGCTTGGGATAACGGACGTATTGCAGCGGAAGCCGCGGGAGCTATCAGGAGGACAGCGCCAGCGTGTCGCCTTAGGGCGGGCGATCGTTGCAAGAACTCCGCTTTGTTTAATGGACGAGCCGCTCTCCAATTTAGATGCGAAACTGCGGGCTAAAATGCGCAGTGAACTTCGCCGCTTGCAACGGCAGCTCGGCATGACGGTCATCTATGTCACTCACGATCAAACAGAGGCAATGACGATGGCAGACCGGGTGATGATTTTGCATGCCGGACGCCCGCAGCAAGTTGGCGCTCCGCTCGATATTTACAATAGCCCAGATAACACGTTTGTCGCTTCATTTATCGGAACGCCGCCAATGAACTTGGCAGAGGCGCACGTACTTGAACATTCGCTGCTATTGCAAAACGAGCGGCCCGTTCGTTTTATGCACCGCCCTTTGCCTAAGGTGGAACGGGTGACGATCGGCCTTCGCCCGGAGCATATCTATCGAGCAGAACTAGGCGAGGGGCATGTGACAGCCAAAGTTGTCCATATCGAATGGCTTGGCAATGAGACGTTCGTGACGTTTGAGCTGACGAAGCATCTTCATTGGACGGCACGATGGAACGGACAATGGAACATAAGACTAGGGGAATTGGCATCATTTTCGTTTGACGAGCGAGCGCTGCTCTTTTTCGATGAGCACGGGCAACGGATCGGGCCCCCGATCAGGAGGGAGGAGGTGCGGATTGACGGATGA